One Candidatus Nitrososphaera evergladensis SR1 genomic window carries:
- a CDS encoding response regulator — MVDDEEDILDVIEEMLKSNNPPIQVDTFTDPERALKHFRDKREGYYSVVLSDVRMPRMSGFVFAREIRNLSHKVKIIMMSAFEMNKNEFDSVWPMLHISEFVSKPFTRDQLVRAVTKYMDMGDTSATAGKDDESMYLS, encoded by the coding sequence GTGGTTGATGATGAAGAAGATATTCTGGATGTAATTGAGGAGATGTTAAAATCAAACAACCCGCCGATACAGGTAGATACTTTTACAGATCCTGAAAGAGCTTTGAAACATTTTAGAGATAAGCGTGAGGGCTACTACTCAGTTGTGTTATCAGATGTCAGGATGCCTAGGATGTCAGGCTTTGTCTTTGCAAGAGAGATTAGAAACTTGAGCCACAAAGTCAAGATAATTATGATGAGTGCTTTTGAAATGAACAAGAACGAATTTGATTCGGTTTGGCCGATGCTCCATATATCTGAATTTGTTTCTAAACCCTTTACACGGGATCAGCTTGTTCGTGCTGTCACAAAATATATGGATATGGGCGATACTTCTGCGACAGCAGGCAAAGACGACGAATCTATGTACCTCAGCTAG
- a CDS encoding MEDS domain-containing protein, with product MTKKINRGKPISGSAQMILKQLEKTKHGEHNIVIYPSTSALNDVMTVHYKEALEARNELALFVTTYTHPDKVRKILGQSGLDVAKYEDEGSLVIYDAVKGYQSTEGVYTVMALINMLFEKAAKLGKTGMFGMADMGSFFVYEAIEKLMSYELSLPSVWDKMKLRSFCLYHRRDFYSLLPEERQALIEHHYKYIRAY from the coding sequence ATGACAAAAAAAATCAATCGTGGTAAACCAATAAGCGGCTCTGCACAAATGATTCTAAAGCAACTAGAAAAAACAAAGCACGGAGAGCACAACATCGTCATCTATCCTAGTACATCAGCACTAAACGATGTCATGACAGTGCATTACAAGGAAGCACTAGAAGCAAGAAATGAACTTGCACTATTTGTTACGACGTACACTCATCCTGATAAAGTTAGGAAAATTCTAGGACAGTCTGGCCTTGATGTTGCCAAGTACGAAGATGAAGGCTCGCTTGTGATTTATGATGCTGTCAAGGGTTATCAAAGTACCGAGGGCGTTTATACAGTCATGGCGCTAATAAACATGCTATTTGAAAAAGCAGCCAAGCTCGGAAAGACTGGCATGTTTGGCATGGCTGATATGGGCTCTTTTTTTGTATACGAAGCTATTGAAAAGCTAATGTCATATGAGCTATCTTTGCCTTCCGTATGGGATAAGATGAAGCTGCGATCATTTTGCCTGTACCATAGACGGGATTTCTACTCACTACTGCCTGAAGAAAGACAGGCATTGATCGAGCACCATTACAAGTACATCAGAGCATACTAA